One window of the Cryptomeria japonica chromosome 7, Sugi_1.0, whole genome shotgun sequence genome contains the following:
- the LOC131039076 gene encoding cytochrome P450 76T24, producing the protein MDIPLLYWCSAILIIPLTLFFLQCKRKKASALPLQPPPGPTAWHILANLFQLAKRPHEYLYELSLKYGPLMSFRLGMKRIVVVSSPAMAREVLKTHDHIFVGRTVVETAKVFSHHKSSLLWGEYGPHWRFLRRIVTVELFSPQRLESQKNLRGDQVVHTVRQIFQSRGKAVNIEHLVFCNTMNVLGKMIFTTNLLDPDNPASVGLKDTMWKIVKLAGAPNLSDFYPLVRFVDPQGVSRQMAKHLKRLYDFMDLFIQDRISTKNIKRQQKDSYNDFLDVLLEARTEDFTLYDVKALISEVFLGATDSTTTTIEWVMAELIRNPQKMKRVQEELDDVAGLEPKVEGYDIDRLPYLDAVVKETFRLHPALPLLFPHTAERDCEIEGYMIHKDAQVFVNMWAIGRDHTIWKEPFEFMPERFLEEKNREIDYKGHNSELIPFGAGRRQCVGHPFGIRMVHLVLASFLHSFDWTLPIREQIDMRDEFGQMLKKVVQLTAVPKPRLPHHVY; encoded by the exons ATGGATATCCCGCTGCTTTATTGGTGTTCTGCGATCCTCATTATACCCTTAACATTATTCTTtttgcaatgcaagaggaagaagGCTTCAGCTCTCCCTCTTCAACCACCACCTGGACCTACTGCTTGGCATATTCTAGCAAACTTATTTCAGCTGGCCAAAAGGCCTCATGAGTATCTCTATGAGCTCTCTCTGAAATACGGACCACTCATGAGTTTTCGTCTGGGCATGAAAAGAATAGTGGTGGTCTCGTCTCCTGCCATGGCGAGGGAGGTTCTCAAAACCCATGACCACATCTTCGTTGGACGGACCGTCGTAGAAACAGCTAAAGTGTTTTCCCACCACAAGTCGTCCTTACTGTGGGGTGAGTATGGACCTCACTGGCGGTTTCTCAGACGAATTGTAACTGTTGAACTTTTCAGCCCACAAAGACTAGAAAGTCAAAAGAATCTCAGAGGAGATCAGGTAGTTCACACGGTTCGGCAAATTTTTCAAAGCAGGGGAAAGGCAGTTAACATTGAGCATTTGGTGTTTTGCAACACTATGAATGTGTTAGGCAAAATGATATTCACTACAAATTTGTTAGATCCAGACAATCCAGCCTCTGTGGGATTGAAGGATACCATGTGGAAAATCGTGAAGCTTGCCGGAGCGCCCAATTTGTCCGACTTTTATCCCCTTGTTAGGTTTGTGGATCCCCAGGGTGTGTCCCGTCAGATGGCAAAGCATTTGAAGAGGTTATATGACTTTATGGATTTGTTCATACAGGATAGGATTTCCACCAAAAACATAAAGCGTCAGCAGAAAGACTCCTATAACGATTTTCTCGACGTTCTGCTTGAGGCCAGGACCGAGGATTTCACACTCTATGATGTTAAAGCCTTGATTTCT GAAGTATTTCTTGGCGCTACTGATTCTACCACCACTACGATCGAATGGGTAATGGCAGAACTCATTCGCAATCCGCAGAAAATGAAACGAGTACAAGAAGAATTGGATGACGTAGCTGGTCTGGAGCCAAAAGTGGAAGGATACGATATAGATCGGTTGCCGTATCTAGATGCGGTGGTGAAAGAAACATTCCGATTGCACCCGGCGCTTCCTCTGCTTTTCCCCCACACAGCTGAGAGAGATTGTGAGATTGAGGGATATATGATACATAAAGACGCTCAGGTGTTCGTGAATATGTGGGCAATAGGAAGGGACCATACAATCTGGAAGGAGCCCTTTGAATTTATGCCGGAGAGGTTTTTGGAAGAAAAGAATAGAGAGATAGACTACAAGGGACACAATTCTGAGTTGATTCCGTTTGGAGCTGGACGAAGACAATGCGTGGGGCATCCTTTCGGGATACGTATGGTTCATCTGGTCTTGGCTTCTTTTCTTCATTCATTTGACTGGACACTTCCAATTCGCGAGCAGATAGACATGAGGGATGAGTTTGGACAAATGTTAAAGAAAGTTGTACAGTTGACTGCGGTCCCCAAACCGCGTCTCCCACACCACGTATACTAA